The following are from one region of the Pseudodesulfovibrio piezophilus C1TLV30 genome:
- the cobI gene encoding precorrin-2 C(20)-methyltransferase, protein MKGTLYGIGVGPGDPELLTLKAVRALGEVDVIFAAASTKNDYSTAYSIAKPHLKADVQVIHLGFPMTKDERELKAAWEKNAQEVATVLDSGKNAAFITLGDPLTYSTYGYLQRTLLATNPDTRLQAIPGITSFHAAAAKVGLVLAESKESLLITSGVADAAKLEAQLDVADNAVILKTYKNFDEIRSTLERLRLDDKTVLVSQLGMNGESILMDIKDAPKRPHYFSLALIKKNRK, encoded by the coding sequence ATGAAAGGCACTCTTTACGGTATAGGCGTCGGCCCCGGCGACCCGGAACTACTGACCCTCAAAGCAGTACGCGCCCTAGGCGAAGTCGATGTCATTTTTGCCGCCGCCTCCACTAAAAATGATTATTCCACTGCATATTCCATTGCCAAACCACATCTGAAGGCTGACGTTCAGGTCATCCACCTTGGCTTCCCCATGACCAAGGATGAGAGAGAACTCAAAGCAGCCTGGGAAAAAAATGCACAGGAAGTTGCCACTGTTCTCGACAGCGGAAAAAATGCGGCATTCATCACCTTGGGCGATCCTCTGACATACTCGACCTACGGATATCTTCAGAGAACGCTTCTAGCGACAAATCCTGACACACGCCTCCAGGCTATACCGGGAATCACATCTTTCCATGCCGCAGCGGCCAAGGTTGGCCTTGTCCTTGCCGAATCCAAGGAATCCCTGCTCATCACATCTGGAGTCGCTGATGCGGCAAAACTGGAAGCCCAACTTGACGTGGCTGATAATGCAGTTATCCTCAAAACGTACAAAAACTTCGATGAGATTCGCAGCACTTTGGAGCGATTGCGTCTGGATGACAAAACAGTCCTCGTTTCCCAACTCGGTATGAATGGTGAGTCTATTCTCATGGATATCAAGGATGCGCCCAAAAGACCCCACTATTTCTCACTCGCGCTGATAAAGAAGAACCGCAAATAA
- a CDS encoding sirohydrochlorin cobaltochelatase, which produces MKTAIVLAAFGSRHKRATASLDHITERVRQTYPELPVMLAYTSKTIRGHMEKAGEAVDSVPMALKKLLAEGITHVAIQSLHLIPGTEFHELLELANDQMLRDDGFNRVEVGFPLVAGEAGVERVADAILSIGLEGKGENHAVLFMGHGTKHDGNIYYEALHRAFQKRDTSVHMGAMEAEPGIDCIIKRFKEDGVSKAYLLPFLFGAGWHASRDMVGERESSWMSRLENAGIQCEAVLKGAGEYDRLVNIWLKHLDDALRRLSRC; this is translated from the coding sequence ATGAAAACAGCCATTGTCCTAGCCGCATTCGGTTCCCGTCATAAGCGTGCCACCGCCTCGCTTGACCATATCACGGAACGCGTTCGCCAGACCTACCCTGAGTTGCCTGTTATGCTGGCATACACGTCAAAGACTATCAGGGGACATATGGAAAAGGCCGGTGAAGCGGTTGACTCCGTCCCCATGGCCTTGAAAAAACTGTTGGCGGAAGGAATCACTCATGTGGCTATCCAATCCCTGCACTTGATCCCCGGCACAGAATTCCACGAATTATTGGAACTTGCCAATGATCAGATGCTCCGGGATGACGGGTTCAATCGAGTTGAAGTCGGATTTCCACTGGTGGCTGGAGAAGCGGGCGTGGAAAGGGTGGCCGATGCCATTCTTTCCATAGGTCTGGAGGGCAAAGGTGAAAACCACGCAGTCCTTTTCATGGGGCATGGAACCAAACATGATGGCAATATTTACTACGAGGCTCTCCACCGCGCATTTCAGAAGAGAGATACGTCCGTCCACATGGGAGCCATGGAAGCAGAACCGGGGATTGACTGCATCATTAAGCGCTTCAAGGAAGATGGCGTCAGCAAGGCCTATCTCCTTCCCTTTCTTTTTGGAGCAGGCTGGCATGCCTCGCGTGACATGGTCGGAGAACGGGAAAGCAGTTGGATGTCCAGGCTGGAAAATGCTGGCATTCAATGTGAAGCGGTCCTCAAGGGAGCCGGAGAATATGACCGCCTGGTCAATATCTGGCTCAAACACCTTGATGATGCTCTCCGCCGATTATCCAGATGCTAA